From the genome of Pseudomonas sp. gcc21, one region includes:
- the pyrH gene encoding UMP kinase has product MAQVPSSRQPKYKRILLKLSGEALMGTEEFGIDPKVLDRMALEVGQLVGIGVQVGLVIGGGNLFRGAALHAVGMDRVTGDHMGMLATVMNGLAMRDALERSNIQTRVMSAITMEGVTEHYDRRKAMRYLAGGDVVIFSAGTGNPFFTTDTAACLRGIEVDADVVLKATKVDGVYNADPMKDPNAERFDKLTYDQVLDLKLGVMDLTAICLIRDHKMPLRVFNMNKPGALLNAVVGSAEGTLIED; this is encoded by the coding sequence ATGGCCCAGGTACCCAGCAGTCGCCAGCCCAAATATAAAAGGATCCTTCTAAAGCTCAGCGGTGAAGCGCTGATGGGCACTGAAGAGTTCGGTATTGATCCAAAGGTTCTGGATCGTATGGCCTTGGAAGTGGGGCAGCTGGTAGGTATCGGTGTCCAGGTTGGTCTGGTGATCGGTGGCGGTAACCTGTTCCGTGGCGCTGCGCTGCACGCCGTTGGCATGGACCGTGTCACAGGCGACCACATGGGCATGCTGGCCACTGTCATGAACGGCCTGGCCATGCGCGACGCGCTCGAACGCTCCAATATCCAGACCCGGGTGATGTCCGCCATTACCATGGAAGGCGTTACCGAACATTACGACCGGCGCAAGGCCATGCGCTACCTTGCCGGGGGCGACGTGGTAATATTTTCCGCCGGGACCGGCAACCCCTTCTTTACCACTGATACTGCTGCCTGCTTGCGCGGCATCGAAGTGGACGCCGATGTGGTCCTCAAGGCCACCAAGGTCGACGGGGTGTACAACGCTGATCCGATGAAAGACCCGAACGCCGAACGTTTCGATAAGCTGACCTACGACCAGGTCCTGGATCTCAAGCTGGGTGTGATGGATCTGACTGCCATTTGCCTGATCCGCGATCACAAGATGCCGTTACGGGTATTTAACATGAACAAGCCCGGCGCGCTGCTGAATGCAGTAGTAGGAAGCGCCGAGGGAACTCTGATCGAGGACTAG
- a CDS encoding OmpH family outer membrane protein, with translation MRKLISVAVMSVMALACFPAMAEMKIAVLDYQMALLESDDAKKYSADAEKKFGTQLQRLRNLEAEAKRLQERMQRDGEKLSQTELEKLELEFRQKAREFQTQSKELNESKAAADREMLDSLKPKLDKAVENVLNSGNYDLVIDRSAVVDVKPEFDITRQVIERLNR, from the coding sequence GTGCGTAAGTTAATCAGTGTTGCAGTAATGTCAGTCATGGCGCTTGCCTGTTTTCCGGCCATGGCAGAAATGAAAATAGCTGTGCTGGATTACCAGATGGCGTTGCTCGAATCGGATGATGCCAAGAAGTATTCAGCGGATGCAGAAAAAAAATTCGGTACGCAGCTTCAGCGTTTGCGTAACCTCGAAGCCGAGGCCAAGCGTCTGCAGGAACGGATGCAGCGTGACGGTGAAAAGCTCAGCCAGACCGAGCTGGAAAAGCTTGAGCTGGAGTTTCGCCAGAAGGCCCGTGAATTCCAGACCCAGTCCAAGGAGTTGAACGAATCCAAGGCCGCGGCTGATCGGGAAATGCTCGATTCGCTCAAGCCCAAGCTGGACAAGGCCGTTGAAAATGTTCTGAACTCCGGTAACTACGACCTGGTCATCGACCGTAGCGCTGTTGTAGACGTCAAGCCCGAATTTGACATCACCCGTCAGGTGATTGAACGCCTGAACCGCTGA
- the bamA gene encoding outer membrane protein assembly factor BamA, which yields MKRYLLPALLMTLLAPEVFADAFRISDIRVNGLQRVSAGSVFAALPLNIGDEVDDPELVDASRSLFRTGFFEDIRLGRDGDVLVITLVERPSISSIELEGNKAIKSEDLLNGLTMAGLAEGEIFQQATLEGVRNELLRQYVAQGRYSADIETEVIAEPRNRVALKIIVDEGSVASIKHVNIVGNSVFPTDELVNLFELSATGWFSFFRNDDKYSREKLSGDLERLRSYYLDRGYINMNVASTQVSITPDKQNVYITVNIDEGDRYTVDEVKLSGDLVVDEEEVRKLLLVEPGQVFSRQVMTASSDLISRRLGNEGYTFANVNGIPEINEEDQTVSVTFVVDPGNRAYVNRINFRGNTKTDDEVLRREMRQMEGGWASTHLIDQSKVRLERLGFFKEVDVETVPVPGAEDLIDVNYSVEEQPSGSITASVGFAQGTGLILGGSISQNNFFGSGNRVSFSANRSEYQSALSFGFMNPYFTADGVSLGYNAFYRTTDYDELNYDFTSYAVDSYGGGFNIGYPISDTSRLSFGLSAQKDDIKEGIYTVEEISRFLDTEGNSFTNFKFNASWSQSTLNRGVFPDRGSSQSLGLETTIPGSDLSFYKIDYRGQKFFPMSDSLTLRLHTNLGYAESYGSTTFVPFYEHYYAGGIGSVRGFRDNSLGPRSTPNSADPDKDHLPFGGNVKITGGAELIFPVPFVEDQRSLRTVLFLDAGNVFDTNCSTTSLQYEGGAENPGCGDIDAGEIRYSAGVGLSWLTALGPLGFSLGTALNDESEDDTQFFQFTLGQTF from the coding sequence ATGAAACGTTACCTATTGCCTGCGCTACTGATGACACTCCTGGCGCCGGAAGTTTTTGCCGATGCTTTCCGGATCTCCGATATTCGCGTCAATGGGTTGCAGCGGGTGTCTGCTGGCAGCGTTTTCGCTGCGCTGCCCCTCAACATCGGCGATGAGGTCGATGACCCGGAGCTGGTCGATGCCTCGCGCTCGCTGTTCCGTACTGGCTTCTTCGAAGACATCCGGCTCGGCCGCGATGGTGATGTTCTGGTTATTACGCTTGTCGAGCGCCCCTCTATCTCATCCATCGAGCTGGAAGGTAACAAGGCGATCAAGAGCGAAGATCTTCTCAATGGTTTGACCATGGCCGGACTCGCTGAAGGCGAGATTTTCCAGCAGGCAACGCTTGAGGGGGTACGCAATGAACTGTTGCGTCAGTACGTCGCCCAGGGTCGCTATTCAGCCGATATTGAAACCGAAGTGATAGCCGAGCCGCGCAACCGTGTTGCTCTGAAGATCATCGTCGATGAAGGTTCGGTGGCATCGATCAAGCATGTCAATATCGTCGGTAACAGCGTTTTTCCCACCGACGAGCTGGTAAATCTGTTCGAGCTGAGCGCGACAGGCTGGTTTTCGTTCTTCCGCAACGACGACAAGTATTCCCGGGAAAAACTCTCCGGTGATCTGGAGCGGCTTCGCTCTTACTATCTGGATCGCGGCTACATCAACATGAATGTAGCCTCGACCCAGGTATCTATCACTCCGGACAAGCAGAACGTTTACATCACCGTCAATATTGACGAGGGCGACCGCTACACCGTCGACGAGGTCAAGTTGTCAGGCGATCTGGTTGTTGATGAAGAGGAAGTGCGCAAGTTGTTGCTGGTAGAGCCGGGGCAGGTATTCTCCCGTCAGGTGATGACCGCCAGTTCCGACCTGATCAGCCGCCGGCTGGGTAACGAGGGTTATACCTTCGCCAACGTCAACGGCATTCCCGAGATCAACGAAGAGGACCAGACCGTATCGGTTACCTTTGTCGTGGACCCGGGTAATCGCGCCTATGTAAACCGCATCAACTTCCGCGGCAACACCAAGACCGACGATGAAGTGCTGCGTCGTGAGATGCGCCAGATGGAAGGTGGCTGGGCTTCTACGCATTTGATTGACCAATCCAAGGTACGCTTGGAGCGTCTGGGCTTCTTCAAGGAAGTCGACGTTGAGACCGTTCCGGTACCGGGTGCAGAAGATCTGATCGACGTGAATTACTCGGTCGAAGAGCAGCCCTCCGGCTCGATTACTGCGAGTGTCGGTTTCGCCCAGGGTACTGGTCTGATCCTCGGTGGCTCGATCAGTCAGAACAACTTCTTCGGCTCGGGTAACCGCGTCAGCTTCAGCGCTAATCGCTCCGAATACCAGTCTGCGTTGTCGTTTGGTTTCATGAACCCGTACTTCACCGCTGACGGTGTGAGCCTTGGCTACAACGCCTTCTACCGGACCACCGACTATGACGAGCTGAACTATGACTTCACCAGCTATGCGGTGGACTCCTATGGGGGCGGGTTCAATATCGGTTATCCGATCAGCGACACCTCGCGTCTGTCCTTTGGTCTGAGCGCGCAGAAGGACGACATCAAGGAAGGCATCTACACGGTAGAGGAGATAAGTCGTTTCCTCGATACCGAAGGTAACTCGTTCACCAACTTCAAATTCAATGCCTCGTGGTCGCAGTCCACGCTGAACCGTGGTGTCTTCCCGGATCGCGGTTCGTCCCAGTCGCTGGGACTTGAGACGACCATTCCGGGGAGTGATCTGTCGTTCTATAAAATTGACTATCGGGGCCAGAAATTCTTCCCGATGTCAGATAGTCTGACGCTGCGCCTGCACACCAATCTGGGCTATGCCGAGAGCTACGGCTCCACCACCTTCGTGCCTTTCTACGAGCATTATTATGCAGGGGGCATCGGTTCGGTGCGGGGCTTCCGCGATAACTCGCTCGGCCCGCGTAGTACGCCCAATAGCGCTGACCCGGACAAGGACCACTTGCCCTTCGGTGGTAACGTGAAAATTACCGGGGGGGCGGAACTGATCTTCCCGGTGCCTTTTGTGGAAGATCAACGCTCACTGCGCACTGTGCTATTCCTCGACGCGGGTAACGTATTCGATACCAACTGTTCGACTACAAGCCTGCAATACGAAGGTGGGGCTGAAAACCCGGGTTGCGGCGATATCGATGCAGGCGAGATTCGATACAGCGCCGGCGTGGGCCTTTCGTGGCTGACCGCGCTGGGTCCGCTCGGATTCAGTCTGGGTACGGCGCTTAACGATGAATCCGAAGATGACACCCAGTTCTTCCAATTCACCTTGGGCCAGACATTCTAA
- the fabZ gene encoding 3-hydroxyacyl-ACP dehydratase FabZ, with protein sequence MDIKEIREYLPHRYPFLLVDRVVELDLEAKKIRAYKNVSVNEPFFNGHFPQHPIMPGVLIIEAMAQAAGLLGFKMMDVKSDEGTLYYFVGSDKLRFRQPVVPGDQLVLEAQHLSNRRGIWKFACRATVDGKEACSGEIICAEHKV encoded by the coding sequence ATGGATATCAAAGAAATACGAGAATACCTGCCCCACCGCTATCCCTTTCTGCTGGTAGATCGGGTGGTGGAGCTGGATCTCGAGGCGAAAAAGATCCGTGCGTACAAGAATGTCTCGGTCAATGAACCCTTCTTCAATGGTCATTTTCCTCAGCATCCGATCATGCCCGGCGTGCTGATTATCGAGGCAATGGCTCAGGCAGCAGGTCTGCTCGGGTTCAAAATGATGGATGTAAAAAGCGATGAGGGAACGCTTTATTACTTCGTCGGTTCTGACAAACTCCGCTTCCGTCAGCCCGTGGTGCCGGGTGATCAGTTGGTGCTCGAAGCGCAGCACCTCAGTAATCGGCGCGGCATCTGGAAGTTTGCCTGCCGTGCAACGGTAGACGGCAAGGAAGCCTGCTCCGGCGAAATCATCTGTGCGGAACACAAGGTATGA
- the rseP gene encoding sigma E protease regulator RseP, with protein sequence MDLLFTLLATIVALGLLVTIHEFGHFWVARRCGVKVLRFSVGFGSALFRWHDKRGTEYVIAAIPLGGYVKMLDEREGPVDPAEMDQAFNRKDVKQRIAVVAAGPIANFLLAMVAFWLIAVFGVTTVAPVLGPVTPGSVAERAGLNEGLEVIEIDGVETRSWHDVNLQLIRRLGESGQLQLLGKEEGSSVPQRYTLELQDWLRGADQPDPISALGLTSWQPQIAPRLGEVSEDGAAYAGGLRKGDLILAINGEPVTDWVREVVPAIQSNAGETLSFDVQRESERLSIEVVPAVRSAEDRQVGFIGAGVDAFEWPEHMIRTIEYNPLMAIPVAVNKTWDMTVLTLDSLKKMVTGLVSAKNLSGPITIAKVAGASAKSGPESFLSFIAYLSISLGVLNLLPIPVLDGGHLVYYTAEWIRGKPLSERIQAWGLQVGLTLIVGVMVFAIYNDISRLGG encoded by the coding sequence ATGGATCTGCTTTTCACTCTCCTTGCTACCATCGTAGCCCTCGGTCTTCTGGTCACTATCCACGAATTTGGTCATTTCTGGGTCGCCAGACGTTGCGGCGTAAAAGTGCTGCGGTTTTCAGTCGGTTTCGGTAGCGCGCTGTTCCGCTGGCACGATAAACGCGGTACCGAGTATGTGATTGCCGCCATACCGCTCGGCGGCTACGTGAAGATGCTGGATGAGCGTGAAGGGCCGGTTGATCCTGCTGAAATGGATCAGGCTTTCAACCGCAAGGATGTGAAACAGCGTATTGCAGTGGTGGCCGCTGGACCAATCGCCAACTTCCTTCTGGCCATGGTTGCCTTCTGGCTTATCGCGGTATTCGGGGTGACGACCGTTGCGCCGGTGCTGGGCCCTGTCACGCCGGGCAGCGTGGCCGAGCGCGCTGGTTTGAATGAAGGCCTGGAAGTCATCGAGATAGACGGGGTTGAAACCCGGAGCTGGCATGACGTCAATCTGCAGCTCATTCGTCGTCTGGGAGAAAGTGGACAACTGCAGCTACTCGGGAAAGAAGAGGGCAGCAGTGTTCCCCAGCGTTATACGCTCGAGCTACAGGACTGGCTGCGCGGTGCTGATCAGCCCGACCCGATCAGTGCGCTGGGGTTGACCAGCTGGCAACCCCAAATCGCTCCGCGCCTGGGCGAAGTGAGCGAAGATGGCGCAGCCTACGCGGGCGGGCTGCGTAAAGGCGATCTGATTCTGGCGATCAATGGCGAGCCCGTGACCGACTGGGTGCGCGAGGTCGTTCCGGCTATTCAGTCCAATGCTGGTGAGACGCTGTCTTTTGATGTCCAGCGAGAGTCTGAGCGGCTGTCGATCGAGGTGGTGCCAGCCGTTCGCTCTGCCGAAGACCGACAGGTCGGGTTCATTGGCGCAGGGGTGGATGCTTTCGAATGGCCCGAGCATATGATCCGCACCATTGAATACAATCCCCTGATGGCCATTCCTGTCGCGGTCAATAAAACCTGGGATATGACCGTACTGACCCTGGATTCGTTGAAGAAAATGGTTACCGGGCTGGTCTCGGCAAAAAACTTGAGTGGCCCGATAACCATTGCTAAAGTGGCGGGCGCTTCAGCCAAGTCCGGTCCGGAAAGCTTTCTGAGTTTCATCGCTTATCTGAGCATCAGTCTGGGGGTGTTGAACTTGCTGCCTATCCCCGTGTTGGATGGTGGGCATCTGGTTTATTACACAGCCGAATGGATCAGGGGCAAGCCGCTGTCCGAGCGAATTCAGGCCTGGGGGTTGCAGGTCGGCCTGACGCTGATCGTGGGTGTAATGGTGTTCGCCATTTATAACGACATCAGCCGACTGGGCGGGTGA
- the frr gene encoding ribosome recycling factor produces the protein MINEIKKDAQERMKKSVESLEHAFAKIRTGRAHPSILDTVMVSYYGADTPLRQVANVNVEDSRTLALTVFDRSMIQAVEKAIMTSDLGLNPSTAGTTIRVPMPALTEETRKGYTKQARSEAENARVAVRNIRRDALGQLKDLQKEKEISEDEERRAADEVQKLTDKFIAEVDKALEAKEADLMAI, from the coding sequence ATGATCAACGAAATCAAGAAAGACGCGCAGGAGCGCATGAAGAAGTCGGTGGAATCGCTGGAGCATGCCTTTGCCAAGATTCGCACTGGTCGCGCTCATCCGAGCATTCTCGACACGGTCATGGTCTCCTACTACGGAGCCGATACGCCGCTACGGCAGGTCGCCAACGTGAACGTTGAAGATTCCAGAACGTTGGCGCTTACCGTTTTTGACCGGAGCATGATTCAGGCCGTTGAAAAGGCAATCATGACGTCTGATCTGGGCCTTAATCCGTCCACCGCCGGTACGACCATCCGCGTGCCGATGCCGGCTCTGACTGAAGAAACCCGCAAGGGCTACACCAAGCAGGCTCGCTCCGAAGCCGAGAACGCCCGCGTAGCGGTGCGGAATATCCGTCGTGATGCTTTGGGTCAGTTGAAGGATCTGCAGAAAGAGAAAGAGATCAGCGAGGACGAAGAACGTCGTGCCGCTGACGAAGTGCAGAAGCTGACAGACAAATTCATCGCCGAGGTCGACAAGGCATTGGAAGCCAAGGAAGCGGATCTGATGGCCATCTAA
- the ispC gene encoding 1-deoxy-D-xylulose-5-phosphate reductoisomerase: MTPTWISVLGATGSIGVSTLDVIARHSDRYRVFALTGHSRMRELAEQCMTHQPRYAVVADESQAKALQATLSAAASLTEVLYGPESLAWVAAHEQTDVVMAAIVGAAGLQPTMAAAHAGKKVLLANKEALVMAGALLMDAVKTSGARLLPIDSEHNAIFQCMPERYADGLQRVGVRRILLTASGGPFRGFSREQLESVSPEQACAHPNWSMGQKISVDSASMMNKGLELIEACWLFDAHPAQVEIVVHPQSVVHSLVDYVDGSVLAQMGNPDMRTPIAHALAWPERIDSGVSPLDLLSVARLDFEAPDPERFPCLRLARQAAEAGGTACAILNAANEVAVEAFLARRIGFTSIPVIIEHTLSRQACEPVRDLEHVLQADRLARQHAADWLALQD; the protein is encoded by the coding sequence GTGACGCCTACCTGGATCAGCGTATTGGGTGCCACCGGCTCGATCGGTGTCAGTACTCTCGACGTTATAGCCCGGCATTCCGATCGCTACAGAGTGTTTGCCCTCACCGGGCACAGCCGTATGCGGGAATTGGCCGAGCAATGCATGACGCACCAGCCGCGTTATGCCGTCGTGGCCGATGAATCCCAGGCTAAGGCGTTGCAGGCCACGTTGTCCGCCGCGGCATCGTTGACTGAAGTGCTGTATGGGCCAGAGTCGCTGGCCTGGGTCGCAGCGCACGAACAGACCGATGTCGTAATGGCTGCCATCGTCGGGGCGGCCGGTTTGCAACCGACCATGGCAGCGGCGCATGCCGGTAAAAAGGTTCTGCTGGCAAACAAGGAAGCCCTGGTTATGGCCGGCGCCTTGTTGATGGACGCGGTGAAGACGTCCGGTGCGCGGTTGTTGCCTATTGATAGCGAACACAACGCCATATTCCAGTGCATGCCCGAGCGCTATGCGGACGGGCTTCAGCGTGTGGGCGTGCGGCGTATTCTGCTGACTGCTTCCGGCGGGCCTTTTCGTGGGTTCAGTCGTGAACAGCTGGAAAGCGTAAGCCCGGAACAGGCTTGCGCTCATCCAAACTGGTCAATGGGCCAGAAGATTTCAGTGGACTCGGCGAGCATGATGAACAAGGGCCTGGAGCTGATCGAGGCCTGTTGGTTGTTCGATGCCCATCCGGCGCAGGTTGAAATAGTGGTGCACCCGCAGAGTGTTGTGCACTCGCTGGTCGATTATGTCGATGGATCGGTTTTGGCTCAGATGGGAAACCCGGATATGCGCACGCCCATTGCCCATGCGCTGGCGTGGCCTGAGCGGATTGATTCGGGTGTCAGCCCGCTTGATCTGCTCAGTGTTGCCCGTCTTGATTTCGAAGCGCCGGATCCAGAGCGCTTCCCTTGCCTTCGTCTGGCCAGGCAGGCTGCCGAAGCCGGCGGTACCGCCTGCGCCATTCTCAATGCGGCCAATGAAGTGGCGGTAGAAGCCTTTCTGGCGCGGCGCATTGGCTTTACCTCGATCCCTGTTATTATCGAGCACACCCTGAGTCGTCAGGCTTGCGAGCCTGTACGGGATCTCGAGCACGTTCTACAGGCCGATCGTCTGGCGAGACAACACGCCGCTGACTGGTTGGCCCTCCAAGATTGA
- a CDS encoding phosphatidate cytidylyltransferase yields the protein MLMQRVITAVVLAPLAVAGFVLLDGAWFALFVGAIVTLAAWEWARLGGETTQKGRIIYAVAVALLLVGLYRDSWPAQYVLFPALAWWIVATLLIMRYPKGRGLWAGSMICQLFGLLVLLPAWYGLVWLKAQDNGLWLILATMVLVWGADIGAYFAGKTWGRRKLRPAVSPGKTLEGLLGGVLFTQLLTLIALIYLGWSAGSVVLGLLGALLVVLFSVVGDLTESLFKREQGLKDSSNLLPGHGGVMDRVDSLTAAIPVFALYWLFIGSTLG from the coding sequence ATGTTGATGCAGCGAGTGATAACCGCGGTGGTCCTCGCGCCGCTGGCCGTCGCCGGCTTTGTTTTGCTGGATGGTGCCTGGTTTGCATTGTTTGTCGGCGCGATCGTGACGCTGGCGGCCTGGGAATGGGCGAGGCTGGGCGGCGAAACAACGCAGAAAGGTCGGATCATCTACGCGGTTGCGGTCGCATTGCTGCTGGTGGGGCTGTACCGGGACAGCTGGCCTGCGCAATATGTCCTGTTTCCGGCGCTCGCCTGGTGGATCGTCGCTACGCTACTGATCATGCGCTATCCCAAGGGGCGCGGTTTGTGGGCCGGATCAATGATCTGCCAGTTATTCGGTTTGCTGGTATTGCTTCCAGCCTGGTATGGCCTGGTCTGGCTCAAGGCACAGGACAATGGCCTATGGTTGATTCTGGCGACCATGGTCCTGGTCTGGGGCGCTGATATCGGTGCCTATTTCGCGGGTAAGACCTGGGGTCGCCGCAAGCTGCGCCCCGCGGTGAGCCCTGGCAAAACCCTTGAGGGATTGTTGGGTGGCGTGCTCTTCACCCAGCTGTTGACGCTGATCGCTCTGATCTATCTGGGTTGGAGTGCAGGCTCGGTGGTTCTGGGGCTCCTCGGCGCGCTGCTTGTTGTGTTGTTCTCAGTCGTAGGGGATCTGACCGAAAGCCTGTTCAAGCGTGAGCAGGGCCTCAAGGACAGCAGTAATCTGCTTCCCGGACATGGCGGCGTAATGGACAGGGTCGACAGTCTGACTGCAGCCATACCGGTCTTCGCCCTGTATTGGTTGTTTATCGGGAGTACGCTGGGGTGA
- the lpxA gene encoding acyl-ACP--UDP-N-acetylglucosamine O-acyltransferase, giving the protein MTGIHPQAIVDPAAKLADDVEVGPWTYIGPDVEIGAGTVIGPHVVIKGPTTIGKGNRIFQFASVGEDCQDKKYNGEPTRLEIGDHNVIREGCTLHRGTVQDRGITSIGSHNLLMAYVHVAHDCVVGNNVIMANNATIAGHVHVGDGVILGGYTTVHQFCQIGAWSMSAANSAVFKDIPAFVMVGGNPASAHGMNFEGMRRRGYQPEVVTALRRAYKQVYRQGLTLQEALKNIEPSANNFPEVALYRDSILASTRGITR; this is encoded by the coding sequence ATGACTGGTATTCACCCTCAGGCTATCGTTGACCCGGCTGCGAAGCTGGCCGACGACGTCGAAGTTGGCCCCTGGACCTATATCGGACCGGACGTCGAGATTGGCGCCGGGACCGTTATCGGTCCGCATGTTGTTATCAAGGGGCCGACCACGATCGGCAAGGGGAACCGGATATTCCAGTTCGCCTCTGTGGGTGAAGACTGTCAGGACAAGAAATACAACGGCGAACCAACCCGCCTGGAGATAGGCGATCATAACGTCATCCGGGAAGGTTGTACCCTGCATCGCGGTACCGTGCAGGATCGCGGCATCACCAGCATCGGCAGCCATAATCTTTTGATGGCCTATGTACACGTCGCACATGACTGCGTGGTCGGTAATAACGTCATCATGGCCAACAATGCGACCATTGCTGGCCATGTGCACGTGGGCGACGGGGTGATACTCGGCGGCTACACCACCGTGCACCAGTTCTGTCAGATCGGCGCCTGGTCGATGAGCGCGGCCAACAGTGCCGTTTTCAAGGATATCCCTGCCTTCGTAATGGTGGGTGGCAATCCGGCGAGTGCGCACGGCATGAATTTCGAAGGGATGCGTCGGCGCGGCTATCAGCCGGAAGTGGTTACGGCGTTGCGCCGCGCCTACAAGCAGGTATACCGCCAGGGGCTGACCTTGCAGGAAGCGTTGAAGAATATCGAACCAAGCGCAAACAATTTTCCCGAAGTCGCCCTCTACCGCGACTCCATTCTGGCGTCGACCCGCGGCATTACCCGCTGA
- the uppS gene encoding polyprenyl diphosphate synthase — protein sequence MKQQTVISPSSPDNPRHVAIIMDGNNRWARKRFMPGVAGHKAGVDAVRAVIEVCAEEGVEVLTLFAFSSENWSRPEEEVGALMELFLRALRREVRKLSENGIRLRIIGDRSRFSAELQKAMADAEAVTAKGRRMTLVVAANYGGKWDMAQAARALASDAAAGRIDPANIAEDDFQARLSTAEWPLPDLCIRTGGERRISNFLLWQLAYAELYFSDLYWPDFKHEAMRGALADFAGRQRRFGKTSEQIAAES from the coding sequence ATGAAACAACAGACAGTAATCAGCCCTTCATCACCCGACAATCCGCGGCATGTTGCGATCATCATGGATGGTAACAACCGCTGGGCACGCAAACGCTTCATGCCTGGGGTGGCAGGTCACAAGGCAGGTGTCGACGCCGTCCGCGCGGTGATCGAGGTGTGCGCCGAAGAAGGCGTTGAGGTGCTTACCTTGTTCGCCTTCTCCAGTGAGAACTGGAGTCGTCCTGAAGAGGAAGTCGGCGCGCTGATGGAGTTGTTCCTGCGCGCGTTACGGCGCGAAGTACGCAAGTTGAGTGAGAATGGCATTCGCCTGCGCATTATCGGTGACCGTTCCAGATTCTCGGCTGAACTTCAGAAGGCCATGGCAGATGCCGAGGCGGTGACAGCGAAGGGTCGCCGTATGACTCTGGTCGTCGCAGCGAACTATGGCGGTAAATGGGACATGGCTCAGGCTGCCAGAGCGCTCGCCAGTGACGCGGCGGCTGGCCGGATTGATCCGGCGAACATCGCGGAAGACGACTTTCAGGCTCGCTTGAGCACGGCAGAATGGCCTTTGCCTGACCTGTGTATCCGTACCGGTGGTGAGCGACGCATCAGCAACTTCCTGTTGTGGCAGCTCGCGTACGCCGAGCTGTATTTTTCCGATCTGTACTGGCCGGATTTCAAGCATGAAGCCATGCGCGGCGCGTTGGCCGATTTTGCCGGTCGTCAGCGTCGTTTCGGTAAAACCAGCGAACAAATAGCGGCGGAATCCTGA
- the lpxD gene encoding UDP-3-O-(3-hydroxymyristoyl)glucosamine N-acyltransferase, whose product MTDVTLARLAEKLGARLVGNGEKVIHGLATLQDAGPGQLSFLANSRYRKMLGTTGAEAVLLKEADAAGYSGNALIVDDPYLAYARISHHFDPKPRRTPGVHPSAFVAEDAQVDPGASIGPGAVIESGAVIGAGVTVEALCYVGARSTVGQGGWLGPRVTLYHDVMIGERVSIQGGAVIGSEGFGFANEKGQWQKIAQIGGVVIGDDVEVGANTTIDRGAISSTTIGNGVKLDNQIQIAHNVQVGDHTAIAACVGISGSTRIGKYCTIAGGVGMVGHIEICDNVFISGMTMVTRSVTEPGAYSSGTAIQPAAEWRKCAARFRQLDTMFKRMQQLEKELSSVTSGASGSSES is encoded by the coding sequence ATGACTGATGTAACCCTCGCGCGTCTGGCTGAAAAGCTTGGCGCGCGCCTGGTAGGAAATGGCGAAAAGGTTATCCACGGCCTGGCGACACTGCAGGACGCCGGTCCCGGGCAGCTGAGTTTTCTCGCCAATAGCCGTTACCGCAAGATGCTCGGCACAACCGGGGCCGAGGCCGTGTTATTGAAGGAAGCTGACGCGGCGGGCTACTCCGGCAACGCACTGATCGTTGACGACCCGTACCTTGCCTACGCGCGTATATCCCATCACTTCGATCCCAAGCCGCGACGGACGCCCGGCGTTCATCCGTCTGCCTTTGTGGCGGAGGATGCGCAGGTCGATCCGGGCGCGTCGATCGGTCCCGGGGCAGTTATTGAGTCCGGCGCGGTGATTGGTGCAGGGGTGACCGTTGAGGCGCTGTGCTATGTCGGTGCCCGTAGCACAGTCGGGCAGGGCGGTTGGCTGGGACCGCGGGTTACGCTTTATCACGATGTAATGATTGGCGAACGCGTATCGATCCAGGGCGGCGCGGTGATTGGCTCTGAGGGCTTCGGCTTTGCCAATGAGAAAGGGCAGTGGCAGAAAATCGCCCAGATAGGCGGCGTAGTCATTGGGGATGATGTGGAGGTCGGTGCCAACACCACCATCGATCGTGGCGCGATATCCAGCACCACCATCGGTAACGGGGTGAAGCTGGATAATCAGATTCAGATAGCGCATAACGTGCAGGTCGGCGATCACACGGCGATTGCCGCCTGTGTCGGGATCTCCGGCAGTACGCGCATAGGCAAATACTGCACCATCGCTGGAGGGGTAGGAATGGTTGGTCACATCGAGATATGTGACAACGTTTTCATCAGTGGCATGACGATGGTGACCCGTTCCGTAACCGAGCCGGGCGCTTATTCCTCCGGTACAGCAATCCAGCCGGCCGCAGAATGGAGAAAGTGCGCCGCACGCTTCCGTCAGCTGGATACCATGTTCAAGCGGATGCAGCAGCTTGAAAAAGAGCTTTCGTCGGTGACCTCAGGGGCTTCGGGTTCATCTGAATCCTGA